The following proteins are encoded in a genomic region of Streptomyces lunaelactis:
- a CDS encoding YlxR family protein: protein MSGRTQAPVCPERTCVGCRERTAKSDLLRIVVTGDACVPDDRGTLPGRGAYVHPASVCIDLAVRRRAFPRAFRVQGPLDTAEVRRYVEEQAAP, encoded by the coding sequence GTGTCTGGCCGGACGCAAGCCCCCGTGTGCCCTGAGCGAACCTGTGTGGGATGCCGGGAGCGAACGGCCAAGAGCGATCTGCTGCGCATCGTGGTGACCGGGGACGCTTGCGTCCCCGATGATCGCGGTACGCTGCCCGGCCGGGGTGCGTATGTACACCCCGCCTCGGTCTGTATCGACCTGGCGGTCCGCCGCCGGGCGTTCCCCCGGGCCTTCAGGGTCCAGGGACCGCTCGATACCGCGGAAGTACGCCGGTATGTCGAGGAGCAGGCAGCACCGTAA
- the ispG gene encoding flavodoxin-dependent (E)-4-hydroxy-3-methylbut-2-enyl-diphosphate synthase, whose translation MTAISLGMPSVPTKLADRRVSRKIQVGTVAVGGDAPVSVQSMTTTRTSDIGATLQQIAELTASGCQIVRVACPTQDDADALATIARKSQIPVIADIHFQPKYVFAAIDAGCAAVRVNPGNIKQFDDKVKEIAKAASATGTPIRIGVNAGSLDARLLKKYGKATPEALVESALWEASLFEEHGFRDIKISVKHNDPVVMVNAYRQLAAQSDYPLHLGVTEAGPAFQGTIKSAVAFGALLSEGIGDTIRVSLSAPPAEEVKVGIQILESLNLKQRRLEIVSCPSCGRAQVDVYKLADQVSAGLEGMEVPLRVAVMGCVVNGPGEAREADLGVASGNGKGQIFVKGEVIKTVPESKIVETLIEEAMKIAEQMERDGITSGEPAVSVS comes from the coding sequence ATGACTGCAATTTCTCTCGGAATGCCGTCCGTTCCGACGAAGCTCGCCGACCGGAGGGTCAGCCGCAAGATCCAGGTCGGCACCGTGGCCGTCGGCGGGGACGCGCCGGTGTCGGTGCAGTCGATGACGACGACGCGTACCTCGGACATCGGGGCGACGCTGCAGCAGATCGCCGAGCTGACGGCGTCGGGCTGCCAGATCGTGCGGGTGGCCTGTCCCACGCAGGACGACGCCGACGCGCTCGCCACCATTGCGCGCAAGTCGCAGATTCCGGTGATCGCGGACATTCACTTCCAGCCGAAGTACGTGTTCGCGGCGATCGACGCGGGCTGCGCGGCGGTGCGGGTGAACCCGGGCAACATCAAGCAGTTCGACGACAAGGTCAAGGAGATCGCGAAGGCGGCCTCGGCCACCGGCACCCCGATCCGTATCGGGGTGAACGCCGGTTCGCTGGACGCGCGGCTGCTGAAGAAGTACGGCAAGGCGACGCCGGAGGCGCTGGTGGAGTCCGCGCTGTGGGAGGCGTCCCTCTTCGAGGAGCACGGCTTCCGCGACATCAAGATCTCGGTCAAGCACAACGACCCGGTCGTGATGGTCAATGCCTACCGGCAGCTGGCCGCCCAGTCCGACTACCCCCTCCACCTCGGCGTCACCGAGGCCGGACCCGCTTTCCAGGGCACCATCAAGTCCGCCGTGGCCTTCGGTGCGCTGCTCAGTGAGGGCATCGGCGACACGATCCGGGTCTCGCTCTCCGCTCCGCCCGCCGAAGAGGTCAAGGTCGGCATCCAGATCCTGGAATCCCTCAACCTCAAGCAGCGCCGCCTCGAGATCGTCTCCTGCCCGTCCTGCGGCCGGGCCCAGGTCGACGTCTACAAGCTCGCCGACCAGGTCAGCGCCGGACTCGAGGGCATGGAGGTGCCGCTGCGCGTCGCCGTCATGGGCTGCGTCGTCAACGGTCCCGGCGAGGCCCGCGAGGCCGACCTCGGCGTGGCGTCGGGCAATGGGAAGGGCCAGATCTTCGTGAAGGGCGAGGTCATCAAGACCGTCCCCGAGTCGAAGATCGTCGAGACCCTCATCGAAGAGGCGATGAAGATCGCCGAGCAGATGGAGCGGGACGGCATCACCTCGGGCGAGCCCGCGGTCTCCGTCAGCTGA
- a CDS encoding proline--tRNA ligase — MAQVQRMSRLMVKTLRDDPADAETLNHKLLVRAGYVRRSSAGIWSWLPLGKKVLENITRVVREEMDAIGGQEVLLPALLPKEAYDASGRYEEYGDLLFRLKDRKGADYLLGPTHEEIFTQIVKDQCTSYKDLPVILYQIQTKYRDEARPRAGVLRGREFQMKDSYSFDTTDEGLTESYALHRDAYIRIFERLGLDHRIVSAVSGAMGGSASEEFLAPAPAGEDTFVDCPACEYAANTEAVTFRATPADASHPAVEELDTPDTPTIETLAAHLGVPASATLKNLLVKVDGEIVAVGVPGDREVDLGKLGEHLAPAVVELVTAEDFVDRPDLVRGYVGPQGLEKVRYIADPRIAPGTAWVTGANKPDTHAKNVVCGRDFEVDDYLDVVVVRDGDPCPKCGTGLKLDRAIEIGHIFQLGRKFADAFQLDVLGQNGKPVRVTMGSYGIGVSRAVAALAEQTADDKGLCWPREIAPADVHVVAAGKALQTELAIEVAEKLSAAGLRVLVDERPGVSPGVKFTDAELIGVPQILVAGRRAAEGVVELKDRRTGEREELTVSEAIARLSA; from the coding sequence ATGGCCCAGGTCCAGCGCATGTCCCGTCTGATGGTCAAGACACTGCGCGACGACCCGGCGGACGCCGAGACGCTCAACCACAAGCTGCTGGTGCGCGCCGGCTATGTGCGCCGTAGCTCCGCCGGCATCTGGAGCTGGCTGCCGCTGGGCAAGAAGGTCCTGGAGAACATCACCCGGGTCGTGCGTGAGGAGATGGACGCCATCGGCGGCCAGGAGGTGCTGCTTCCCGCGCTGCTGCCCAAGGAGGCGTACGACGCGAGCGGGCGGTACGAGGAGTACGGCGACCTGCTCTTCCGCCTCAAGGACCGCAAGGGCGCGGACTATCTGCTCGGCCCCACGCACGAGGAGATCTTCACCCAGATCGTCAAGGACCAGTGCACGTCCTACAAGGACCTGCCGGTGATCCTCTACCAGATCCAGACGAAGTACCGCGACGAGGCGCGTCCGCGTGCGGGTGTGCTGCGCGGCCGTGAGTTCCAGATGAAGGACTCGTACTCCTTCGACACGACCGACGAGGGCCTGACGGAGTCGTACGCGCTGCACCGCGACGCGTACATCCGGATCTTCGAGCGGCTCGGCCTGGACCACCGCATCGTCTCGGCGGTCTCGGGCGCCATGGGCGGCTCGGCGTCCGAGGAGTTCCTGGCCCCGGCGCCCGCCGGCGAGGACACCTTCGTCGACTGCCCGGCCTGTGAGTACGCGGCCAACACCGAGGCCGTGACCTTCAGGGCCACGCCGGCCGACGCGTCGCATCCCGCGGTCGAGGAACTGGACACCCCCGACACCCCCACGATCGAGACCCTCGCCGCGCACCTGGGCGTGCCTGCCTCCGCGACCCTGAAGAACCTGCTGGTCAAGGTGGACGGCGAGATCGTCGCGGTGGGCGTCCCCGGCGACCGCGAGGTGGACCTCGGCAAGCTCGGCGAGCACCTGGCGCCGGCGGTGGTCGAGCTGGTCACCGCGGAGGACTTCGTGGACCGCCCGGATCTCGTACGCGGCTATGTCGGCCCGCAGGGCCTGGAGAAGGTCCGCTACATCGCGGACCCGCGCATCGCGCCGGGCACGGCGTGGGTGACGGGTGCCAACAAGCCGGACACGCACGCGAAGAACGTCGTCTGCGGCCGTGACTTCGAGGTGGACGACTACCTCGACGTGGTCGTGGTCCGGGATGGCGACCCCTGCCCGAAGTGCGGCACGGGCCTCAAGCTCGACCGCGCGATCGAGATCGGTCACATCTTCCAGCTGGGCCGCAAGTTCGCGGATGCCTTCCAGCTCGACGTCCTGGGCCAGAACGGCAAGCCGGTCCGGGTGACCATGGGCTCGTACGGCATCGGCGTCTCCCGCGCGGTGGCGGCCCTGGCCGAACAGACGGCGGACGACAAGGGCCTGTGCTGGCCGCGCGAGATCGCCCCGGCAGACGTCCATGTGGTGGCCGCGGGCAAGGCGCTCCAGACGGAGCTGGCGATCGAGGTGGCGGAGAAGCTGTCGGCGGCGGGCCTGCGCGTGCTGGTCGACGAGCGCCCCGGGGTCTCCCCGGGCGTGAAGTTCACCGACGCGGAACTGATCGGCGTCCCGCAGATCCTGGTGGCGGGCCGCCGCGCGGCGGAGGGCGTCGTGGAACTGAAGGACCGCCGCACGGGGGAGCGGGAAGAGCTGACGGTGTCCGAGGCGATCGCGCGCCTGAGCGCGTAG
- a CDS encoding M50 family metallopeptidase, with protein MTILLTVLGIALFGVGLLISIAWHELGHLSTAKLFGIRVPQYMVGFGPTIWSRHKGETEYGIKAIPMGGYIRMIGMFPPGEDGRIEARSTSPWRGMIEDARSAAFEELKPGDEKRLFYTRKPWKRVIVMFAGPFMNLVLAVAIFLGVAMTFGFAAQTTEVAGVQKCVISQSEKRDTCNAADKVSPAQAAGLKEGDKIVAFNGEPVADWSDLSNHIRETIGPATITVERDGQQQVLKATLAENTVAKKNADGEVVPGEYVPAGYLGFAARTEILPLSFPDSVDRMGDMIQQGAESMIALPSKVPDLWNAAFSDGERKDDSPVGVVGAARISGELLNVDAPTQNIVAMFMMLLAGFNLSLFLFNMLPLLPLDGGHIAGALWESVRRNVARVFRRPDPGPFDVAKLMPVAYVVAGIFICFTLLVLVADVVNPVKIS; from the coding sequence ATGACGATTCTGTTGACGGTCCTCGGCATAGCTCTCTTCGGTGTGGGGCTGCTGATCTCCATCGCCTGGCACGAGCTGGGCCATCTGTCGACGGCCAAGCTCTTCGGCATCCGCGTGCCCCAGTACATGGTGGGCTTCGGCCCGACCATCTGGTCCCGGCACAAGGGCGAGACGGAGTACGGCATCAAGGCCATCCCCATGGGCGGCTACATCCGCATGATCGGGATGTTCCCGCCGGGTGAGGACGGCCGGATCGAGGCCCGGTCCACCTCGCCCTGGCGCGGGATGATCGAGGACGCCCGCTCGGCCGCCTTCGAGGAGCTGAAGCCCGGCGACGAGAAGCGGCTCTTCTACACGCGCAAGCCGTGGAAGCGCGTCATCGTGATGTTCGCCGGACCGTTCATGAACCTCGTCCTCGCCGTCGCGATCTTCCTCGGCGTTGCGATGACCTTCGGCTTCGCGGCCCAGACCACCGAGGTGGCAGGCGTCCAGAAGTGCGTCATCTCGCAGAGCGAGAAGCGCGACACCTGCAACGCGGCCGACAAGGTCTCGCCCGCCCAGGCCGCGGGCCTGAAGGAGGGCGACAAGATCGTCGCCTTCAACGGGGAGCCCGTCGCCGACTGGTCCGATCTCTCCAACCACATCCGCGAGACGATCGGTCCCGCCACCATCACCGTCGAGCGCGACGGGCAGCAGCAGGTCCTCAAGGCCACGCTCGCGGAGAACACGGTGGCCAAGAAGAACGCGGACGGGGAAGTCGTCCCCGGCGAGTACGTCCCGGCCGGCTATCTCGGCTTCGCCGCGCGGACCGAGATCCTGCCGCTCTCCTTCCCCGACTCCGTCGACCGCATGGGCGACATGATCCAGCAAGGCGCCGAGTCGATGATCGCGCTGCCGTCCAAGGTCCCCGACCTGTGGAACGCGGCCTTCAGCGACGGGGAACGCAAGGACGACTCCCCGGTCGGCGTGGTCGGTGCGGCCCGGATCAGCGGCGAGCTGCTGAACGTGGACGCTCCGACGCAGAACATCGTGGCGATGTTCATGATGCTGCTGGCGGGCTTCAACCTCTCGCTGTTCCTGTTCAACATGCTGCCCCTGCTGCCGCTCGACGGCGGGCACATCGCGGGAGCGCTGTGGGAGTCCGTGCGCCGCAATGTCGCGCGGGTGTTCCGGCGCCCCGACCCCGGCCCCTTCGACGTGGCCAAGCTGATGCCGGTCGCGTATGTCGTGGCGGGGATCTTCATCTGCTTCACCCTGCTCGTGCTGGTCGCCGACGTCGTCAATCCGGTCAAGATCAGCTGA
- a CDS encoding aminoglycoside phosphotransferase family protein has product MAFEPPQRLVRALGETYGDEAVGDWLEQLPKTVQEAVDRRELDVERVMAPGGRSSLVVLVRRPDGTAAALKVAPPSASPALERAALEHWDGWGAVRLLGSTDGALLLERLHPEVSLRSLPEAKALLEAAGTVRRLWTEPPADHGFETVAERTERQAEAMRAFADPGAASLVATALAARDELTAVSPELVLLHGNFRQGKVLAADRTPWLAVGPEPLVGERAYDLARLVRDRVEDLIAAASGAAAARRRVNKLADSLEVDRERLRGWTLFRAVESGTRAIAAGRRGEGELALEFAGWL; this is encoded by the coding sequence ATGGCTTTCGAACCGCCGCAGCGGCTGGTCCGGGCACTCGGTGAGACCTACGGGGACGAGGCCGTGGGCGACTGGCTCGAACAGTTGCCCAAGACCGTCCAGGAGGCGGTGGACCGGCGGGAGCTGGACGTCGAGCGGGTGATGGCGCCGGGGGGCAGGAGCAGTCTGGTCGTCCTCGTACGCCGGCCGGACGGCACGGCGGCGGCGCTGAAGGTCGCCCCGCCCTCCGCCTCGCCCGCGCTGGAGCGGGCGGCGCTGGAGCACTGGGACGGGTGGGGTGCGGTGCGTCTGCTCGGCTCCACGGACGGTGCGCTGCTGCTGGAGCGGCTGCACCCGGAGGTGTCCCTGCGGTCACTGCCGGAGGCGAAGGCGCTGCTGGAGGCGGCGGGGACGGTGCGGCGGCTGTGGACGGAGCCGCCTGCGGACCACGGCTTCGAGACAGTGGCGGAGCGGACGGAGCGGCAGGCGGAGGCGATGCGGGCGTTCGCCGACCCGGGGGCGGCTTCGCTGGTCGCCACGGCGCTGGCCGCGCGCGACGAGCTGACCGCGGTGTCGCCCGAACTGGTGCTGCTGCACGGCAACTTCCGCCAGGGCAAGGTACTGGCGGCCGACCGCACGCCGTGGCTCGCGGTCGGCCCGGAGCCGCTGGTGGGTGAACGCGCCTACGACCTGGCGCGGCTGGTCCGCGACCGGGTCGAGGACCTGATCGCGGCAGCCTCTGGCGCCGCGGCGGCCCGCCGCCGGGTGAACAAGCTGGCGGACTCGCTGGAGGTGGACCGCGAACGCCTGCGGGGCTGGACGCTGTTCCGCGCGGTGGAGTCGGGGACGCGGGCGATTGCGGCGGGGCGCCGCGGGGAGGGCGAGCTGGCGCTGGAGTTCGCGGGCTGGCTGTAG
- a CDS encoding GNAT family N-acetyltransferase, translated as MAALSGGGPRTPSVVVGPLNLAARIDEALAVQALAFGLSDDEIEVRRHIVHRHLLHPGARALGALTESGRLVGFVYGMPNDRSHWWSTVVEPYLRRAGLDGWLDDSFVITELHVHPGFQGQGIGRSLITTITDGVDQPRSILSAIDVESPARGLYRALGYQDLARQVLFPSAPSPYAVMGAPLPLLREK; from the coding sequence ATGGCAGCACTCTCAGGAGGCGGACCCCGGACTCCCAGCGTCGTGGTCGGGCCGCTCAATCTCGCCGCGCGGATCGACGAGGCCCTCGCGGTCCAGGCCCTCGCCTTCGGGCTCAGCGACGACGAGATCGAAGTGCGCCGCCATATCGTCCACCGGCACCTCCTGCACCCGGGAGCCCGTGCGCTCGGCGCGCTGACGGAGTCGGGCCGCCTGGTCGGATTCGTCTACGGGATGCCGAACGACCGCAGCCACTGGTGGTCCACCGTCGTCGAGCCCTATCTGCGCAGGGCCGGCCTGGACGGATGGCTCGACGACTCCTTCGTCATCACCGAGCTCCATGTCCACCCCGGCTTCCAGGGCCAGGGCATCGGCCGCTCACTGATCACCACGATCACCGACGGCGTCGACCAGCCGCGCTCCATCCTCTCGGCCATCGACGTCGAGAGCCCGGCCCGCGGCCTGTACCGCGCGCTCGGCTACCAGGACCTCGCGCGCCAGGTTCTGTTCCCCAGCGCGCCCAGTCCGTACGCCGTGATGGGCGCCCCGCTGCCACTGCTGCGCGAGAAGTGA
- the rimP gene encoding ribosome maturation factor RimP, producing MSTTQSERLRGLLEPLVSAAGLDLEEIEVSRAGKRRMLRIIVDSEEGATLDACAELSRAISGKLDETDAMGEGEYVLEVSSPGADRPLTQHRHYERAVGRLVKLQLNDEGTAGELVARILTVDDEGLDLEVPGVKGRKPTARRVAFADIAKARVEIEFNRKDKKEEEA from the coding sequence ATGAGCACCACCCAGAGCGAGAGGCTGCGCGGGCTGCTGGAACCGCTCGTCAGCGCCGCGGGCCTGGATCTGGAAGAGATCGAGGTGTCCCGGGCGGGCAAGCGCCGCATGCTGAGGATCATCGTGGACTCGGAAGAGGGCGCCACCCTGGACGCCTGCGCAGAGCTGAGCCGCGCCATCTCCGGGAAGCTGGACGAGACGGACGCGATGGGCGAGGGCGAGTACGTCCTCGAAGTGAGCTCGCCGGGCGCCGACCGCCCCCTGACCCAGCACCGCCACTACGAGCGCGCCGTCGGGCGGCTGGTGAAGCTGCAGCTGAACGATGAAGGAACCGCCGGAGAGCTGGTGGCCCGCATTCTCACCGTGGACGACGAGGGACTCGACCTCGAAGTGCCGGGCGTGAAGGGGCGCAAGCCCACCGCCCGCCGTGTCGCCTTCGCCGATATCGCCAAGGCGCGGGTGGAGATCGAGTTCAACCGCAAGGACAAGAAGGAAGAGGAGGCGTAG
- a CDS encoding GNAT family N-acetyltransferase, with protein MTQTTTRVLEPSDLGAALAILESEPVANAFVTSRVQVAGLDPWRLGGEMWGWYADGRLRSLCYSGANLVPICATPEAVRAFADRARRTGRRCSSIVGPAESTAQLWRLLEPSWGPARDVRAHQPLMVTEQLADGIEPDPYLRRIRKDEMNVIMPACVAMFTEEVGISPMAGDGGLLYQARVAELVAAGRSFARIDDGKVVFKAEIGAATTQACQIQGVWVAPEFRGRGLSESGMAAVLRYALQDVAPVVSLYVNDYNTAARAAYRRVGFHEVGAFMSVLF; from the coding sequence TTGACGCAGACCACCACCCGGGTCCTCGAACCCAGCGACCTCGGCGCAGCGCTCGCCATCCTGGAGAGCGAGCCCGTCGCGAATGCCTTTGTCACGTCCCGCGTCCAGGTCGCCGGGCTCGACCCCTGGCGCCTCGGCGGCGAGATGTGGGGCTGGTACGCGGACGGGCGGCTGCGCTCGCTCTGCTACTCCGGCGCCAATCTCGTGCCCATTTGTGCCACCCCCGAGGCCGTGCGTGCCTTCGCTGACCGGGCCCGCAGGACCGGCCGCCGCTGCTCCTCCATCGTCGGCCCGGCCGAGTCCACCGCTCAGCTGTGGCGGCTCCTGGAGCCGAGCTGGGGCCCGGCCAGGGACGTACGCGCCCATCAGCCGCTGATGGTCACCGAGCAGCTCGCCGACGGCATCGAGCCCGACCCGTACCTCCGTCGCATCCGCAAGGACGAGATGAACGTGATCATGCCGGCGTGCGTGGCCATGTTCACCGAGGAGGTCGGCATCTCGCCGATGGCCGGTGACGGCGGACTGCTCTACCAGGCTCGCGTGGCCGAACTCGTCGCCGCGGGGCGGTCGTTCGCCCGTATCGACGACGGCAAGGTCGTCTTCAAGGCCGAGATCGGCGCGGCCACCACCCAGGCCTGCCAGATCCAGGGCGTCTGGGTCGCCCCGGAGTTCCGCGGCCGCGGACTCTCCGAGAGCGGCATGGCGGCCGTGCTGCGCTACGCCCTGCAGGACGTCGCGCCGGTCGTCAGCCTGTACGTCAACGACTACAACACTGCAGCCAGGGCGGCGTATCGAAGGGTGGGCTTCCACGAGGTCGGGGCCTTTATGAGCGTGCTGTTCTGA
- the dxr gene encoding 1-deoxy-D-xylulose-5-phosphate reductoisomerase has protein sequence MSDSPSPLADPHIAFDATEGRRDIVVLGSTGSIGTQAIDLVLRNPDRFRVTALSAAGGRVGLLAEQARQLRVAAVAVAREDVVPALRDALAEQYGTEPVPEILAGPEAATQLAASACHTVLNGITGSIGLAPTLAALEAGRTLALANKESLIVGGPLVKALAKPGQIIPVDSEHAALFQALAAGTRADVRKLVVTASGGPFRGRTRAELANVTPEDALAHPTWAMGPVITINSATLVNKGLEVIEAHLLYDIPFDRIEVVVHPQSYVHSMVEYTDGSTLAQATPPDMRGPIALGIGWPERVPDAAPAFDWSKASSWEFFPLDNDAFPSVGLARRVGELGGTAPAVFNAANEECVEAFLAGRLPFNGIMDTVTEVVAEHGVPASGTSLTVADVLEAETWARARARELALKATAEARA, from the coding sequence ATGAGCGACAGCCCATCCCCACTCGCCGACCCGCATATCGCCTTCGACGCGACCGAAGGCCGCCGGGACATCGTCGTCCTCGGCTCCACCGGGTCCATCGGCACGCAGGCCATCGACCTGGTGCTGCGCAACCCCGACCGCTTCCGCGTCACCGCGCTCTCGGCCGCCGGCGGCCGGGTCGGACTCCTTGCCGAGCAGGCACGGCAGTTGCGGGTCGCCGCGGTCGCCGTCGCCCGCGAGGATGTCGTGCCCGCGCTGCGCGACGCGCTGGCGGAGCAGTACGGGACCGAGCCCGTGCCCGAGATCCTGGCCGGCCCCGAAGCGGCCACCCAGCTCGCCGCATCCGCCTGCCACACGGTGCTCAACGGCATCACCGGCTCCATCGGCCTCGCGCCCACGCTCGCCGCCCTCGAAGCGGGCCGGACCCTCGCCCTCGCCAACAAGGAGTCGCTCATCGTCGGCGGGCCGCTGGTCAAGGCCCTCGCCAAGCCCGGGCAGATCATCCCGGTCGACTCCGAGCACGCGGCCCTCTTCCAGGCGCTGGCGGCCGGGACGAGGGCCGACGTACGCAAGCTCGTCGTCACCGCGTCCGGCGGCCCCTTCCGCGGCCGTACGAGAGCCGAGCTGGCGAACGTCACCCCCGAGGACGCCCTCGCGCACCCCACCTGGGCGATGGGCCCGGTGATCACGATCAACTCCGCGACGCTGGTCAACAAGGGGCTCGAGGTCATCGAGGCACACCTCCTCTACGACATCCCCTTCGACCGCATCGAGGTCGTCGTACACCCTCAGTCGTACGTCCACTCCATGGTCGAGTACACCGACGGCTCGACGCTGGCCCAGGCCACGCCGCCCGATATGCGCGGCCCCATCGCCCTGGGTATCGGCTGGCCCGAGCGGGTGCCCGACGCGGCCCCGGCTTTCGACTGGTCGAAGGCCTCGAGCTGGGAGTTCTTCCCGCTCGACAACGACGCGTTCCCCTCGGTCGGACTCGCCCGGCGGGTGGGGGAGCTGGGCGGAACGGCCCCGGCGGTGTTCAATGCCGCGAACGAGGAGTGCGTGGAGGCGTTTCTCGCCGGGCGGCTGCCGTTCAACGGAATCATGGATACGGTCACCGAAGTCGTCGCCGAGCACGGTGTTCCCGCTTCGGGAACCTCACTCACGGTGGCGGACGTCCTGGAAGCGGAGACCTGGGCCCGGGCGAGGGCTCGGGAACTGGCATTGAAGGCGACAGCGGAGGCTCGCGCATGA
- a CDS encoding ferritin-like domain-containing protein — protein MSAPDVVQTMQAAQAALAAEHAAVYGYGIVGGRIGDDREAEATAAYAAHRARRDALARTVRDLGGKPAAAAAAYALPFPVPDAAAVVRLAAVLEDRVAGVYSDLVRAAEGPLRREAAGALREAAVRAVRWRGSGVAFPGLAERTAGRAR, from the coding sequence ATGAGCGCGCCGGACGTCGTACAGACCATGCAGGCCGCGCAGGCCGCGCTCGCCGCGGAGCACGCGGCGGTGTACGGGTACGGGATCGTCGGCGGCCGGATCGGCGACGACCGCGAGGCCGAGGCCACCGCGGCCTACGCCGCGCACCGGGCCCGGCGGGACGCGCTGGCGCGCACGGTGCGCGACCTGGGGGGCAAGCCGGCCGCGGCCGCCGCGGCGTACGCGCTGCCCTTCCCCGTGCCGGACGCGGCCGCGGTGGTGCGCCTGGCCGCGGTGCTCGAGGACCGGGTCGCGGGCGTCTACTCCGATCTCGTACGGGCCGCGGAAGGACCACTGCGGCGGGAGGCGGCGGGCGCGCTGCGGGAGGCGGCCGTACGTGCGGTGCGCTGGCGCGGCAGCGGCGTAGCCTTTCCTGGGCTTGCCGAGCGGACCGCCGGCCGAGCACGCTGA
- the nusA gene encoding transcription termination factor NusA, whose protein sequence is MDIDVKLLKGLAQEKEIPFDLLVEAIESALLIAYHRTEGSRRHARVVLSDTGHVTVWAKEDAADLEEGQEPKEFDDTPSDFGRIAATTARQVIQQRLRDAENDVTFGEYARREGDVVAGMVQQGKDPKNVLVRLDDKLEAILPVQEQVPGEEYTHGLRLRTYVVRVAKGVRGPSVTLSRTHPNLVKKLFALEVPEIADGSVEIAAIAREAGHRSKIAVRSTRSGLNPKGACIGPMGSRVRNVMAELHGEKIDIVDWSDDPAEMVANALSPARVSKVEIVDLGARSARVTVPDYQLSLAIGKEGQNARLAARLTGWRIDIRPDTEQSADEGSDQR, encoded by the coding sequence GTGGACATCGACGTGAAGCTCCTGAAGGGCTTGGCACAAGAGAAGGAGATCCCCTTCGACCTGCTGGTCGAGGCGATCGAGTCGGCTCTCCTCATCGCATACCACCGCACCGAGGGCAGCCGCCGCCACGCGCGCGTGGTGCTCAGCGACACCGGCCATGTGACCGTGTGGGCGAAGGAGGACGCGGCCGACCTCGAAGAGGGCCAGGAGCCCAAGGAGTTCGACGACACACCCTCCGACTTCGGCCGGATCGCCGCCACCACCGCTCGCCAGGTCATCCAGCAGCGGCTGCGTGACGCGGAGAACGACGTCACCTTCGGCGAGTACGCCCGCCGTGAGGGCGATGTCGTCGCCGGCATGGTGCAGCAGGGCAAGGACCCCAAGAACGTCCTGGTCAGGCTGGACGACAAGCTCGAGGCGATTCTGCCGGTGCAGGAGCAGGTGCCGGGCGAGGAGTACACCCACGGGCTGCGGCTGCGTACATACGTGGTCCGCGTCGCCAAGGGTGTCCGCGGCCCGTCCGTGACCCTGTCCCGCACCCACCCGAACCTCGTGAAGAAGCTCTTCGCGCTGGAGGTCCCGGAGATCGCGGACGGCTCGGTCGAGATCGCGGCGATCGCCCGCGAGGCCGGTCACCGCAGCAAGATCGCCGTACGGTCCACGCGCTCCGGTCTGAACCCGAAGGGTGCCTGCATCGGCCCGATGGGCAGCCGGGTGCGCAATGTCATGGCCGAGCTGCACGGCGAGAAGATCGACATCGTCGACTGGTCGGACGACCCGGCCGAGATGGTGGCCAACGCCCTCTCGCCGGCCCGTGTCAGCAAGGTCGAGATCGTCGACCTGGGCGCCCGTTCCGCGCGCGTGACCGTCCCGGACTACCAGCTGTCGCTGGCGATCGGCAAGGAGGGGCAGAATGCCCGCCTGGCCGCCCGCCTAACCGGCTGGCGCATCGACATCCGCCCGGACACCGAGCAGAGCGCCGACGAGGGCTCCGACCAGCGCTGA